TTGCCCAAAAGAGGGATTTTCACAATAAGAACAGAGGAAACGTATGACTAAAATAGGACTTACCACCACCGTGCCCATCGAGATTCTACTTGCAGCAGGCAGGATTCCTGTAGACCTGAACAACCTGTTTGTCACAAGCGATGAGCCCAACAGGTATATCGAACTTGCAGAACGCGACGGATTCCCTAAGAGCATGTGCGCCTGGATCAAAGGTATCTACGGCGCATGTATCGAAAACGGAATCACAGAAGTAGTAGGCGTCACCGAAGGCGACTGCACCAACACGAAATGCCTTCTTGACATCTTCGAGCTCAAGGGAATCAAATTGTATGACTTTGGGTTTCCACACGGACGAGATGCACACAGGCTGGAACATTCGATAATGACGCTCCAAAGCCAGTTTGGAGTCACAACCGAAGCGGTCGAGGCGATAAGGTTGTCGCTTGCTCCCTTACGGGAGCTTTCTTCACAAATCGACGCGCTTACGGTCACCACCGGTCAGGCCGGTGGATTTGAGAACCATCTCTACCAGGTGGCCATGAGCGACTTAGGTGGTGTCGGGATTGAGAAATTTCATCAGACGCTTGAAGACGCCTACAAGGAAATGCTTAAAAGGCCCGTCAACACAAAAGGATTAAGGCTCGCCTACCTTGGGGTTCCACCCATGACAGGCGATCTTTACGATTATATCGAAACACTTGATGCGATGGTGGTCTACAACGAGGTGCAAAATGAGTTCGCTTTCCCTAGGGCAAGCTTGGCCTTATCCATCAACGAGCAGTATCTGGATTACACGTATCCCTATGACAATAAGACGAGAATCGAGTCGATCAGAGAGCAGCTTAGCCTTAGAAGGATCGATGGCATCATCCACTATACACAGGCTTTCTGCCACCGGGCCATAGACGACATTTTGATCAAGCATCATCTGGATATCCCCGTGCTCCATATCGAAGGCGATACCAGCACCGTGCTTGATGCCAGAACCAAACTTAGGATAGAAGCCTATCTTGATATGCTTCACGATAAGAAAGAAGGTGTCACATGCGAGTTCTAGGTCTTGATTGCGGTAGCCGCTACGTGAAAATGGTCATCCTAGAAGACGGTCATGTCACTTACAAACATCAGGTCAGCACCGTCAGTTTCTATAAGGACTACTGCGTCTCAGGCGATACGCTCACCTTTAAGTCGTATCTGATCAGCGAGACACCCTTTGATGCCATCTACACCACAGGCTACGGCAGAAACCACATGGCTTTCTCAGGATCCACTGCCGTCAACGAGCTAAAGGCGCATGCCTGGGGAGCACTCTATAAATCAAACCACAAGGACTTCATCCTTCTTGACATTGGTGGACAGGACGTAAAGGTCATCAGAGTCGAAAAAGGCCTGCTGACAGATCTTGAGCTCAACGAAAAATGTGCGGCATCCTGTGGAAGATACCTCGAAAACATGGCAAACGTACTCGACGTTCCACTCGACGAAATGAGCAGCTATCATGAAAACCCAGTGCATCTGAACGCCACTTGCGCCGTATTTTCAGAATCCGAACTGATCGGCCAGCTCGCCAGAGGGGCGGACATGCATTCGCTTTATGCGGGTGTCAACCATTCGCTCTACAACAGGCTAAAGCCGATGCTTGCCGCCTTCAAGGGGAAGACCCTTCTCTTATCAGGCGGCGTTTCACACAATCAAGCGATCATCCACTATCTGAAAGCGGATTACGACGAGGTCATCGTACTTGATGATCCCTCGTTCAACGGCGCCTTAGGATGTGCCATATACGGCTTAAAACAATTATCGAAAGAAGGTATACCATGTTCACGATAACAGCACAGAGTCATTTCGACAGCGCCCATTTTTTATCGGGTTACGAAGGGAAATGCAGCAACCTGCACGGCCACCGGTGGGTGGTCGAAGCGACCGTCCTTGCCGAGCAGCTTCATGACAGCGGCCAGTTGAAAGGCATGGTCGTCGATTTCGGCGACATAAAAAAAGCCCTTAAGGACCTAGTTGACTTCTACGACCACAGCATGATCTATGAAGAAGGAACCTTAAAGGCAAAAACGATAGAGGCACTTTCTGACGAGGGTTTCAGAATCATCAAAATCGACTTCAGACCGACGGCGGAATGCTTTGCCAAACATTTTCACGACGCCTTAAAGGCGCAAGGCTTCAACCTGTCCGGTGTGACCGTTTTTGAAACTCCTACAAACCGTGCCACTTATTCAGAGGTTTCTCATGTCTGATACGCTATATGACGTTGTGGAGATCTTCGACAGCATCAACGGAGAAGGACTTAACGCTGGCAAACTCGCCACCTTCGTTCGCTTAAAGGGATGCAACCTTAGATGCAGCTACTGCGATACCGCATGGGCGATCACTCCTGATGCGCCTAGTGTGAAGATGAGCGCAGAGGAGATAAAATCAAGCATACTTGCTTCGGGTCTTGAACATGTGACACTTACAGGCGGCGAACCGCTGCTTGTCGATAAGTCGGTTGAACTTCTCACCGCACTCGTTAGCGACCGTTATAAGATCGACATCGAGACCAACGGTTCTGTTCCGATCAGACCGATTTTGGAGCATGAGGGTTTAAGCGCTGTCGATCTGATCATGGACTACAAGCTACCTAGCAGCGGCATGACTGAGTCCATGCACCTTGAAAACCTGGAGCTTATCAGAAAACAGGATACCGTAAAATTCGTCATCGGTTCTGAAGCCGACATGGATGAGGCGTACAGCATCATCAAAAAGTACTCGCTTACAGGCCGCACCAACATCTACTTCAGCCCGGTCTTTGGAAGCATCACCCCAGAGGCGATGGTCGATTTTATGAAAAAGCACCGCCTGAACGGCGTGACACTTCAACTTCAACTTCATAAAATAATCTGGCACCCCGATGCCAAAGGAGTCTAACCATGAATCATGAAAAAGCAGTCGTCGTATTCAGCGGCGGACAGGACAGCACCACCTGCCTTTTTTGGGCCAAAGAACGCTTCAGTGAAGTCATCGCCGTCTCTTTCGATTACGGACAAAAGCATATCCAAGAGCTCGAGTGTGCGAAGACCATCTGCAAGAACCACGGGTTCGAGCATCACATATTGGACTTGAGCCTATTGAACCAGCTTGCTCCCAACTCCCTTACAAGGGTGGACATTCCTGTCGAACACGTCAAAGAGAACGAGACCACGCCAAACTCATTTGTGGACGGTAGAAACCTCTTGTTCCTTACCTTTGTCGCCGTCTTCGCAAAGCAAAGAGGAGTCAGCCATATCGTCACAGGCGTGTCGCAGAGCGATTACAGCGGATATCCCGACTGCAGGGACGTCTTCATCAAATCGACCAATGTGACCTTAAACCTGGCGATGGACTTCGACTTCGTTCTGCATACGCCACTCATGTGGATCGACAAAAAAGAAACCTGGGCCTTGTCCGACCAGCTCGGCGTGCTCGACATCATCAAAAACGAAACCCTCACCTGCTACAACGGCGTCATAGGATCCGGCTGCGGCACCTGCCCCGCCTGTGAACTCAGATCCCGAGGGCTAGATCAGTATCTGGAGCAAAAATAAAGTAAAAGCCGATCTCGCGATCGGCTTTTTTTGATATGGAACCACTCTTTTTTATGAATCCATAAAATAGTTTTAAGAGAGGCTAGACATAAAACCTACCCGCTCTGCTATTTACCAAATAAGATTACGGAAAAGAGGGCTGGCACAAGGCCAGCGACCACGCGAGCTTTCGTTCTGAAGGAGCGCTGAAATCTAACCCTTACCCTCTAATCTGCCCGTTACCGATCACGACATACTTGTAGGTTGTCATTTCGTTAAGGCCCATCGGTCCCCTTGCGTGGATCTTGCTGGTGGCGATGCCGATTTCAGCGCCGAATCCGAATTCCGCTCCGTCTGTGAATCTGGTGGACGCGTTGTGGTAGACTGCCGCTGAGTCGACGATGTTTAAAAAGTAATCGGCGATGATCGTATCATCAGTGATGATGGCATCGGAATGGTGGGTGCTGTGTCTGTTGATCCAGTCCACTGCGCCGTAGACATCGTCTACGATTCCAATGCCCAGGATATAGTCCAGGTATTCCTTGAAATACTCGTCTGCAAGCATCAGCTCTGATTCCTTCAGATAGGCTTTTGCCAGCGGGTCGACCCTGAAGGTGACTTTGTCGCCGATCTCCCTTGCAAGGGCCGCTAAAAAGCTTTCTGCTATCTCCTTATGGACCAGCACTTTTTCAGCGGCATTACATACAGAAGGCCTTTGAGTTTTCGCGTTTTTTATGATTGCAAGCGCCATAGTGAAGTTGGCGTCCTTGTCGACATAGATGTGGCAGTTCCCGGCACCCGTCTCTATGACAGGCACTTGGGCGTTTTTAGTGACCCAGTTGATAAGCCCTGCGCTTCCTCTTGGTATCAGGATGTCGATATATCCTCTCATCGTCAAAAGTTCCGCGGCAGCGGTCCTATCCACAGAATCGATAAAGCCTATGGCATCGGGTCTAATGCCGTTTGATTCAAGTGCCTCTTTCATGATCTCAACCAAGATACGGTTCGTGTGAATCGCTTCTTTTCCGCCTTTAAGTACGATCGCGTTTCCTGTCTTGATTGCGATGGCTGCGGCATCCACCGTGACATTGGGTC
The window above is part of the Fusibacter sp. A1 genome. Proteins encoded here:
- a CDS encoding 2-hydroxyacyl-CoA dehydratase is translated as MTKIGLTTTVPIEILLAAGRIPVDLNNLFVTSDEPNRYIELAERDGFPKSMCAWIKGIYGACIENGITEVVGVTEGDCTNTKCLLDIFELKGIKLYDFGFPHGRDAHRLEHSIMTLQSQFGVTTEAVEAIRLSLAPLRELSSQIDALTVTTGQAGGFENHLYQVAMSDLGGVGIEKFHQTLEDAYKEMLKRPVNTKGLRLAYLGVPPMTGDLYDYIETLDAMVVYNEVQNEFAFPRASLALSINEQYLDYTYPYDNKTRIESIREQLSLRRIDGIIHYTQAFCHRAIDDILIKHHLDIPVLHIEGDTSTVLDARTKLRIEAYLDMLHDKKEGVTCEF
- a CDS encoding acyl-CoA dehydratase activase produces the protein MRVLGLDCGSRYVKMVILEDGHVTYKHQVSTVSFYKDYCVSGDTLTFKSYLISETPFDAIYTTGYGRNHMAFSGSTAVNELKAHAWGALYKSNHKDFILLDIGGQDVKVIRVEKGLLTDLELNEKCAASCGRYLENMANVLDVPLDEMSSYHENPVHLNATCAVFSESELIGQLARGADMHSLYAGVNHSLYNRLKPMLAAFKGKTLLLSGGVSHNQAIIHYLKADYDEVIVLDDPSFNGALGCAIYGLKQLSKEGIPCSR
- the queD gene encoding 6-carboxytetrahydropterin synthase QueD, with amino-acid sequence MFTITAQSHFDSAHFLSGYEGKCSNLHGHRWVVEATVLAEQLHDSGQLKGMVVDFGDIKKALKDLVDFYDHSMIYEEGTLKAKTIEALSDEGFRIIKIDFRPTAECFAKHFHDALKAQGFNLSGVTVFETPTNRATYSEVSHV
- the queE gene encoding putative 7-carboxy-7-deazaguanine synthase QueE, with the translated sequence MSDTLYDVVEIFDSINGEGLNAGKLATFVRLKGCNLRCSYCDTAWAITPDAPSVKMSAEEIKSSILASGLEHVTLTGGEPLLVDKSVELLTALVSDRYKIDIETNGSVPIRPILEHEGLSAVDLIMDYKLPSSGMTESMHLENLELIRKQDTVKFVIGSEADMDEAYSIIKKYSLTGRTNIYFSPVFGSITPEAMVDFMKKHRLNGVTLQLQLHKIIWHPDAKGV
- the queC gene encoding 7-cyano-7-deazaguanine synthase QueC, whose product is MNHEKAVVVFSGGQDSTTCLFWAKERFSEVIAVSFDYGQKHIQELECAKTICKNHGFEHHILDLSLLNQLAPNSLTRVDIPVEHVKENETTPNSFVDGRNLLFLTFVAVFAKQRGVSHIVTGVSQSDYSGYPDCRDVFIKSTNVTLNLAMDFDFVLHTPLMWIDKKETWALSDQLGVLDIIKNETLTCYNGVIGSGCGTCPACELRSRGLDQYLEQK
- a CDS encoding glutamate-5-semialdehyde dehydrogenase, whose protein sequence is MMSVLKICELAKQASYRQGAYKEHELNTALLSIAEGLRVNQSAILKENEKDIQAAIKAGMSQVMLDRLKLTGERVLDMAAGVTSLTFLKSSHGKVLESKVLENGLTIEKRSVPFGVIGMIYESRPNVTVDAAAIAIKTGNAIVLKGGKEAIHTNRILVEIMKEALESNGIRPDAIGFIDSVDRTAAAELLTMRGYIDILIPRGSAGLINWVTKNAQVPVIETGAGNCHIYVDKDANFTMALAIIKNAKTQRPSVCNAAEKVLVHKEIAESFLAALAREIGDKVTFRVDPLAKAYLKESELMLADEYFKEYLDYILGIGIVDDVYGAVDWINRHSTHHSDAIITDDTIIADYFLNIVDSAAVYHNASTRFTDGAEFGFGAEIGIATSKIHARGPMGLNEMTTYKYVVIGNGQIRG